The segment ATGACTGAAATGATTTTAGAGAaatttgggaaaaaaaatacttgttCAAGTCTAGTTGTATGATCGCTGTCATTTAGACAATAATTTCAGATgatttttaaaaccttttttatgtCAGATGATTCAAGAATGAATACTCTTTCTGTGTACGATACAAGACTGAAAGGAAACGCAAACATATTgcctctttgtttttgtgtgactcaccctcatctgtttgttttcttcccgTAGCCTGTGCACCTCCATCTGCAGCCGCTTGCACTCCTCCATGATCTTCTTCACCTCCCCGTCATCCAGCGAGGCACTGGCTGACTTGGGCAGTGTAGAGAGCTCAGTCTtaacagaggagggagaggaataCACAGTTTGGTCGGTTTCACTCTCATGCTGTGGAGAGAGTGAGGGTGGGGGAGGgcgagagggaggaaggggatgaAGAGACGTGCAGAGAGAAGTGGTAGAGAGTGAAATGAAAGgacaaataaatcataaatgaataaataggcATGTAATGGGTGATACAGTGAAGTTGTTGCTGATGGGTAAGATAGTAAGAACACTGCAAAAGGGGAACAATTACactaaagaaaaatgtattgtgAATGTTTCAATCTGATAAGATTAATTTTGATCTAATGTGGCTATTATAAATCtgcaatacatttacatatgtgAAATACATGAAGCAACCTAATGACTGAATGCTTACAGTATCAAAATGAACATCAACCCAAAGAGGTActtacatttttgtcattttctagAGGCATCTCAAATGCACATCTCAACTTTGAATCCATCAGCTCTTCAGGCTTCGCCTCCTTCCACTGTGGGCAAGAACATCGAGAAGAGAGATTAACAGGAAGAAAAGGTTCATATCGGGATTCTTTAGTTTTAGCATCAGATCAGTTCTGTTtatctttcatttaattataaaaaGCCATTACTTCACAGGAAACGCTCTACAGAAATCTAGaaaaatttaaaatgtccagATTTGCGACGTGTTTCAGAACAGTTTCGGCACAATGAGACTGTAATATTCAGCTGGAGGTAGTCTACGTgtctgaatgatgaagatgtctaACTCAAGGTCAACAGTCGCATAGTTTAAGGAATGATACATATATCAACCAGAATAAAATCCCAAATCATATCTTATGCTCTGGTACTTACAACTCCTTCCATGTCAGTCATGCCGTATGGAGCCAGCATGGACTGCACCATGAATTTGTGTTTACTCTTTTCATTGGGATCGTAGTCAAATGGCTGTAGCATAACTGtggataaaaacaataacagaatGGAAAGTCAGAACATTAGGGAAAGAGTAACGTCCTTTATTGGCCCATAACATCTATTACACACCCTGTAAATTAAAGTCAGGTTTATGATTTGGGTTACACTGTGACCTGCCTAGATGACCATTTATTTGTTCATGCATTTAGTCATTGAAGAGTACAATGATTCTGCTCAAAAAGAATCTTACAAATTCAGTTGAATTTTCATAATAGTCAGACAAACGATAGACGTACGGGACCATTTTTTTCACTTTATGCAGAGTGTATTTACCCAGTGGCTGCAACGATTTTACAGATATGCCTCCTGATGCATTCTCAACATTTCTAACCTCAAGAAGCTAATTGCTGCATCAGTACAATCACTGATAGAACTGAGGTTAGAAGATTCCGGTTGGTACTGACTGGTAGCTTGATAAAACTTTAACGCTGTCTTGTTAGAGCCCACATTCAAGTAAAATCATTCTACTTATGCAAGTGTTGAGTGAACTTGTCAATAAATGCCTCCTTCTGCTTGGCCATTACTGATTTTTCCTCAGATACAAAATACCTAGCCCTAATTTAGACATATATACTAAAAGCAAAGTCAAACATTCAGATATCTGATTGCATCACTATCATCTAATTATCTGAGGGAGATGTGTGGTTTTGACAGGGATTTTCACTTATGTTGCCAGACAATACAAACAATTGTACGAACCAGAAACATTGATGGAGTTTCCAGGGTCAATGATGCCACTGTTTGGGCGCACACAGTATCTGCGAGGTGCAGTTGTCTTGACtttgaaacacacatttctatcCGTGGGGTTGGTGAGCTTCAGAGTGGCAGTGACGACATCAGTAAAGGGGCCTGAAAAGGACACAGAGAAACAGCACAGTGATTAAAGGGTGATTGAATTTACACTTAAGTATCAAAACTGAGTAGGCATGTAAGATAAAGTAGACACATATTGTGTGTCTACAGTGATGAATTTATAAGTAGTGTTTGTGAGGGGCTCCACAGAGCATGTCGTAAACATTgcacattaaacatttaaacaatggGAAGAGCAGCAAAGTGTGCATGCATTTATTTCACTATTCATGCCCCGCCCTCAGCCAAAACCTGGACACTGTAGgaaaacactgtttttgttgttgttgcatgcaTAGCATTTAGATCACCCtcacatgttcatgttcaaTAAAGAACAATTATACAATTCAACGTTTTTGAAAactgaaccttttttttgttaacacTGTTTTGGACAAATAACCTCACTGTGGTTACTCACCTCCCTTTCTCATCTAATCAGATACAGTGAGCATCAGTAAATGAGTGGGTTTGTGCATCTTATTCTTGGGTTATCTTTGCTTTCAAAGCACTGCAATACTCAACCAGTGAACAAGCAGTTCCTGACTTGAACCCATCACTTTAGGGCATCATCTGACCCATTTCTGCAGCAatatcacacgcacacacccaaaGGCAATAATCTGAGAATGTAGCCATTATCCCTGCCACACCAGCTAAATCTGTATTTTCACAATCTTTCTGCCTGTATACAGAAAAGCTGGGAAGGAATGTAGGGAGCACAGTGAAAGTAAACTGGCAAATCTCCCAAGCACAGCTCGCTAGATTAGTATATCGTGAACTAAACATGGTAATGAGGATAAGAAACGACATCCTGCTCGCAGAAATTGCTAGAATGGTCCCCGCTTGGTGTTCGTCACAACATTGAAAGGGAGGCGTCTGTCTGTCAAAAGCATTACGTTAGATCTCGTCACGGTGTTTTACAAACCAtcaggacatttaaaaaagaaaacgagcACTTGGAGCAAACCGGTGGCTGTGAATGAAAGCGGTGGGGCGGATGGCCTGCCCTGACGCTGCAATGACAGCGAACAGTTTGACTCGCTAGCTAGGTTAGCCGAATACTACCTAGCTAGATTAGCTGAATGCTACCTAGCTAGGTAGCGTCGTCGCACACAGAAACAGCGTCGCCTCACCGTCAGCGCACACACCACGCAGACGACCGTCAGCTACGACTGTCCCTCTAATTCAATAACAGCGATGACAAATAACGAAACAATTGTAAAACGTTGACTGGCCGACGCCTGAATCGACACGTCGGCTGTCAGTAACGGCTCCTTGGTGAACACCCGGCCCGGCCCTCCGGTTCGGCGTGAACGTTACCTCTGAATTTGAGTTCATGTTGCGGCTCAAGCCCTAGGACCTGTTCTTGTCTGGCCATGTCCCAGAGCTTCTTCCTGTCGTGACGGCGAGGACAGCGATAATTGACCGCAGGTAATGGTGGCCCGAGGAGATGAAGCAGCTGTCTCCCAGCCGTTCACGGTGTATCTACGGGAGGGAAGGAGGACACGGTTACTAATCACAAACGCAGCACCGCtccgaccgactgaccgactgactgactgagtgcCACCGACAGCTGCTGGGCGCTAACTGCTAGTGCTAACTCTGCTAGCAGCGGAGGGCGAGacggaaaggaaggaggaagacgacgtCACGCGAGGGGCGGTGCGGGGGGACATGTCACATGGTTGCTTGACCGTTGCAAAAACAAACTATCACACCTTGAAATGTCGTAAATAATGGTCATATGcaaacatttgtaaatgttgtttattccaaaatgttattttgtttattcaaacaaaatacacaattatataAAAGGTATATAGCTATATAGCAGCTAACGCCTTGTTATGGACATCTATTATCCATTAATTCCTCTTACTAGTTCcttatgtatatacatgtaattaatatatatatatatatatatatatatatatatacatacacactgtatgtatatatatacacatatacatataaatatacgtgtgtgtatatacacacatttatatataccctttacagtttgtttgtttgtttgtttaggatttttgattttgtttcatgtttctaACTTCATAttttcatgtcatcatgtcatatAACATAATTAACGATCAACAGGGTTGAACTACAGACAGACTGTGACTATTAGGATTTAGTTTAATTCTCGTCAGGTCCCGATGAGTGCAACAGTTGAGTCACAAACTTAAGTGTGATCAGACATTTAGTGTACGGGCTAAAAATCCCAAGGCTCAAGAACCTGAAACGAGTTATAGATTTTGACTTCCAGCCAATGTTTTTTGTGATCCCTTTGGTACTGTACCTCAAAATAGTTATTTCATACTGGCTGCATAACTGACCcgtaattacatttaatacacCGACATCATACGTTGGGTACGACTGTTTACCATGCTGTGCTTTTCCTTCCAGGTCACAGTTCCCGTCTAAAACAATATACTGAGAGACCAAGTTCTGAATAGTTTGTTGATAATTTTGGTGGATGTGCTAgagaggatgctgttgcagtagtccagtctagaggtgatgaaggcgtggatgagtgtttctgtggctgaagaggagagggaggggcgtACATGGGCAATGTTTTTAAGAAGAaagatggtgtttttttgtgatgtgcttGACATGGCATTCAAAGGAGAGGGTTggatcaaagatgacaccaaggtGACAGACGTGTGTGGAAGCAGGAACAGAGGTGCCATCGATGCAGAGGGAGGAGTTGTGGTGCGATTTgttttgtgatttggggctgaTTTAACAGGATTTCCGATTTGTCGCTGCAGAGTTTGAGGAAGTTGGCTTGCATCCAGGTCTTTATATATGTGAGGCAGTtgctgatggtggagtaggtagtgggtgtgatggatTTGGTGGAGAGCTGAAGCTGTGTGTCGTCGGCGTAGTAGTCAAAATGGAGGCAGTGGTGCTGTATGATGTTGCCAAGGGGGGAGCAAGTTgagaatgaagaggagggggccgAGTACTGAACCTTGGGGGGCACCTTGATGGACTGAGGCTGTGTCAGAATTGgatttattgatgataatgaaCGGTTAGTGGTCAGCAAGGTATGACTTGAACCAGGAGAGGGCTGTGCCTGTAATGTGGAGGGAGTACtcaagacagcagaggaggatggagtggttgatgttgtcaaaggctgcactgaggTCCAATAGAATGAGGATGGTGAAGGAGTGgtcatcagaggagaggaggaagtcattggtgactttgattaGGATTGCTGTGCTGTGATCTGAATCTGGATTGAAATGGTTCATACAGTTGGTTGGAGTCCAGGCGGATTTTGAGTTGGTTGGCAACGGTGCGTTCAAATATTTTAGACAAAAGGGAGATTGGAGATGGGTCGGTAGTTGTGTCAAGATCCAGGCCAGGTTTTTTGAGGATCGGTGTGACTGAGGCAAGTTTAAAAGCGAGGGGACGGAGCAAGTTAGACAGGGAGGAGTTGATGACGAGGAGGAGCGAGTGGAAGGGATGGGGTCCAGGTCGCAGGTTGGAGTTTTCATGCCAGATATTGATTTATTAAAATCTGAGAGGGAGATTAGGGAGAAGTGGGAGAGAGACCGGTCGGTTAGTGGGGGATTCGCAAGGTCGAGTTAGCGGGGCTGGGAGTGGCCAGTTGATTGTAGAGGTCCTAAATTTTGTTTATGTAGAAAGATAGGAAGGAGTTTTCTCAGCCGTGGAGAAGTGTGAGCGATTGTCCATAGGTTTGAGAAGTTCATTTATCGTGGAGAAGAGGACCTTGGGGTTGGTGAAACCGGGGTGGATGATGCTAGAGTAGTTGGTGGAACGTGTAGTATTGAGAGCCAGCTTGTATTGCTGCATGTATTCCTTGTAAGCCGTGGTGTGTACAACGAGTCCGGTTTTGTAGGAGTTGATCTAGTGTGCGTTTTCCGGGATGTCAGGTGGAGTTCAGGTGTGAACCAGGGGGCAGTGTGGGTGAAAGACAGTTCTGGTTTTGAGCGGGGCAAGTTAAACAATGCAGGAGGACAGTGCGTTATTGTAGAGGTTGACCAGGTCTGTGGGGGAGGGGCCAAATGAGGGCTGGAGGGTGGAGATTTTTGCAGCAAGATAAGATGACAGGGATGAGGGGCAGATGAACTTGATATTACAGAGGGTCATGGTGCGTGTCTGTTTGGGTTCCGAGATAGGGATGTCAATGTCCATGATGATGGCTTGGTGGTCAGAGATGGTAAGGTCAGAGTTGTATTTCTCAGAATAAGGTTGGATATTAAGGTTCTCTCAGTATATCATTCACTTTAAGGGACCCACTGAGGAGACAGCGGCAGGATAAAAGCCACCGGTTAAACTTTTATGGGAGGCAACTGGGAAACTGGGTTTTGCAATCTTCATGGTCGTCCCAATAAATACATACTCTGCAaatctgaagaggaaatgaCTAGGAAACTTTACTTCCTCTAGCGTGGTTTTACAACAACACTTTGGGCTGATAAAAAAAGGGCAAGATTTCAAAAATGCAGTTCATGTGAGAAAGTAGAGTAATGTGGCCTGTGTCTGTGAGTGCAGTTACATACGTCATCACAGATCTGTTGCTGTcggcaccaaaaaaaacaatctttattTCTTAGAGCTTCTGTTCAGAAAGTCGAGACCCATATTTGTTGTACACATTAAATGAGGACCAGGGCTCTGAAAGGAGAGAGACGCTAATACTGTACAGGCCGCCTCTGCAGTGCATCAGAAAATTGAAAtggatttttacattttcttttggccttttttctttttttttttagcaaaagaATACGATTTGTGTAGAAACAAGCAATGTTTTGCATCTGCCATCTCCTCTTTAACCCTTCAGAATGTCCTTCGCAGATGTCAactgaaagacaacaaaaagaaacctgaACACAACTTCAGTTGAAAGCATTTAAGTTATAGCAATACGCACACTATCAAGTGTACAATTTGTCAAGGTTCATTTGATtctaataaaatactttttttaaaacccatatacatttcatatatttatctttttggaGTATATGGATTcaaaaatagatatttaaatCATAAGAGAATGGGAGGGtatgggagagaaagaaaaaagaaaaaaaaactacgaATGGTTGTCCTCAGTCAccgagaagagggagagaggacaggggagggagggataaagaaagagagagagagagagaaggaagtggAAAGGAAAGCTGGGAGTTAGGAGGGGATTGGCCAAGCTATACAGCGCAGTATGACACCCACTTTAGCTCATTACACACGTACAGTCGTGATCAAGGCACAGGGATCTTCTAAAAGTAATTTTTTTCTCAATAAAgttgtacaaaataatacattttacagtctgtacaAGAATAATAGTTCAGCAGTAATGTAAAGACAGACATACAAAGGAGAAAGAGGtcagggaggaaggaggtgagaagaggaaagatggaaggaaggcAGCGGGAAGGAATGGCAGGGAGGTGCGAGCAGGCTGTTTGATCACACGAGTatcaaaataacagaaaaaccCAAAAAACATTAGTGTCCCgtttgttgttgtcgtcatacatatatatatatacatatatatatatatatatatatatatatatatatatatatatatatatatatatatatatatacacatacatacatacatacacacacacatatatatatatatttttttttttttctttgatttcaggattattatattttgttttctcttcaaaaGAGCACTGCCAGGAAGGTAGAAGTAGAgatgggaaggaggaggggtagtggaggagaaaaaaggaggaaaaaaaaggagagagtgaagataaagaaagagagcgCACAATGTCTACACAGACAAAAACAGCTGTGGAGACAGTGAAACAGGGTCAATCATGTCAAGATGAGAGCTCTCTTTAACTTATATGGTACTGTACTGTAGAAGGAGGCTTTCTGCCCTCCGTCAGTTAAAGCTCCATAAAAGTTAGTAATTCTGTTGTCGTTTCTTTTCGTTTTAAACTCAATGTTTCCTCCTCACGCTTTGCTCCACTACCAACAAGACAGTCAGGCGGCAAAACAGGTGTGTGGAGAAGTCGAGGGACTGCCATCGTCGTCTCGGTCTAAAGTGTCTAGACTCCATCAGGGATTCACATCACAGTTGGCTCTGTCCTGTCCCACCCGCCCCTCCATGACCCAAATGATCCCAACACACCCCATGTCAGTTTAGTCTGTGGTAACGCTGCTCCTCGGGGCTCAGTGGCGGAGTCACTCGGTTCGTTTAATCTCAAAGCACTGTGCTGAAAAAACCCAGCACTGATCAGTACATATCCGGAACCAACCGGTTGTCCAGTTAATAGCAGGTGTGAAACGATTCTGTGTGCGAGCAGATCCTGTGGTTgaaattatgtgtgtgtgcgtaagcGATAGGAAGGATTGGTGGTCACGGTTTGAGTAAAGTTCTGAGCACAgtgctttttagttttttttcttagaTACAGCATTCAGCTAATCTGTTACGATGTTTGTTCTCTATTCGCAATAATGCAACAATTATCCATTTTCCGAGTTGCACTGAAGTAGTAGCTCGCTCCGTTTTCATTCCGACCTCAAGTGGGAACTCACGTTCTCAAACCTTCCGCACTGCAGTACATACGGTCCGGAATGGGCCGATCTCCGTGTCTAGAAAGGTgaggggaaggtgtgtgtgtgtgtgtgtgtgtggggggggggggggggcacgataTAAGATGTTGAGCGCTGTGGAGCTGGGAGTATGGCTGAAGGTGGAGATCAGAGTCCATTCATGTGTTAACCCCTTAAACCCTTCCATCAAACTAACTCAGTCTACTGCAGAGGGAGTTTGCGTCAGGGAAAGTTCTGagttgagggtgtgtgtgtgtgcgtgtgtgtgtgtgtgtgtgtatatatatatatatgttttggcCCCCTGTTCCTTCACAAGAGCTCACACACTTCTGTGGAAGAGGGGAGTTCAGAAACTCAGGGTTTTTCATAGTCCAGTTCATGTGTTTTTGGCCGAacacctttcttcttctctttttcttccatcaCAACAGCTCGTACTGTCGCAGGTGCATCCGTTGAATGATGTCTCGACAGTCGTTGAAGACACGGCGGATGTTTTCCGTGTCGACGGCGCAGGTGAAGTGGGGGTAACAGTAGTGCCTCCCGTCCCCGCTCGCTGTGCTGATCCTCTGTAGAAGGAGAAAGCAAAAAGTGAGAAACTATTTTACTATGTAAATTACAACCATTTGAAAAACAATGGAGGTGTATGGCAGAGAGAAATAAGCTATCAAACAATATGTTAATGTGATGTTGTTTTGGTCTTCTGGGATTTGTTAACAATAAGAAATATAACTAAATACCCTTTACATTTAGCATGTTACGGTGCACAAAAGCAAATCTTTGCCTATAAGATAAGAATCCTTTATTAGTGCCGCGGTGGGGAAATTTAAGGGAGCTTACCAGGAATTCATCTCTTATGAAGTACTTTGCCCTTGTAACACGTGGATCTTCTCCAGGCTCTGGGGTCGCTgcaagaggagggaaaggaaaatTAATCCACATTTCTTATAATATGTAATCTTCTCAGGTAGAGAATATGCAAACATGAATGGATCAATCATACAACAACCACGATAGGTTTCTGGGAttcttgacatacaggtgtctGTATCAAGGATGACCTCTTGTGGTCAATGATGCTAAATGCCCTGTACTTCACCGATTTATTTTGTTGGAGAAATAGCAAGTCGGGAGTTTTTGTTGGCATTTTTTTTAGCTTTGTGGACACACAGGGATGTTTCTGTGTGCTCAGGAAAGTGTTTGTGAGACAAGCAAGGCATCTTGGCATATTTATTTGAGAGACCAGTTTCCAGCTGGGACTCTGAGGCAGTTTGGTCTGGTCATCCTAGAAGCCGTTTCCAGAAGGAGATATTTACTATATTGAGAAAGGGCCAGCTGTATTTGCGCAGCTACTAATATGGATAGTGTAGCTGAGAGGCGTATACAAAGGCTCACCATCGTCAGGTGTGGTGTAGCGAGCAAATTCAGGAAAGTATTCCTCGATTTTGGACTTCCCTGCCAGCACCTTCTCTGCCAACAGGTCCTGTTTATTTAGGAACAAGATGACAGAAATGGTCCGCAGCCACCTGAGGAGAGCAAAACACCATGAATCAATATCACACTGAATCATACAACTGGGTCTGAGCATGAACACAAGACAAAATCACTGCTATAAGTTTTGACAAATAAATTCAaacgggggtggggggcagtGGGTGTCATCTAGAAACATCCTACAAAATACTTAATACTGGATGGATTCCAACGGCAGAACAAATTGGGGTTCGTTTTAAATCCGGATTTAAAACGACGTGTAGTCTATGGTTATAACTTACATGCTGAGGCATTACGAGTCGAGTTTGGTTTGTATAGGTTTATTAACCGTCACTGACCCATATCAGTTTATCACACTACACTTTAGCCCCTTTACTCATGATATTAAATGGAGTTTTaatgaggtggtggtggtgtgttcACTGCGTTTACACAACATAACCGAGAGCAGCCTAGTCCGACTCATCCATAAACTACCATTGGAACATTACTATGATCCTGAACATAGCTTAGCCTTTTCAAATGACAGTTTAGTTCAATTTAAGCAAAAGGACGATAAGACAATGTTGAAATAATTTTCCAGGACAGCACCAGATTTTCCCcaagacattttaaattctcCTCTACATTTCAATGTGTTTTCACTGACTGGAAAAACATAATTAGAATATCTGTGTCTCTTCACCTGTTGTTCCAGATGTTCTTGAAGAGGTTGAGGGCTTCCTGTAAACGGTTGGTCTGATTGTCCTCTCTGATCACCATGTTGTAACTGCTGCTGGCCACCACGAAGATGATGGCCGTCACATCTGAGGACGAGAGAGGGACAGAAATAAATCAGACACCGGGAGCGAAAAAGACACGAGCTGAGCGAAGTAAGCAGaagcaataaataaacacaagttaCCGTTAAAGCACTGAATCCATTTCCTGCGTTCGTCTCTTTGACCGCCAACGTCAAACATACTGTGTAAAACAAGAGACATGGTGCTGACGGGTCAAATAATGCCATCGTAAGGATGAACTATAACCTAGATTCTCAGTTGTTTATATGCAGAGTTATTGCACATGGTTATTACTGAAGCTATGTAGgacattgtaatatatatatatatatatatatatatatatatatatatatatatatatatatatactgttacGTCACTGCCCTttccttcatttgtttttactctttttactCACTGGAAATTAACTTTGTCCACTTGGAATCTCGTCTCAAAGATGCCTGAAGTCAGAACTCTGCACCGCAACAAATCCTGgtgaaaaaacagaaacagaaaatgtaacaaaaaggTTC is part of the Cyclopterus lumpus isolate fCycLum1 chromosome 7, fCycLum1.pri, whole genome shotgun sequence genome and harbors:
- the LOC117733592 gene encoding vesicle-associated membrane protein-associated protein B-like isoform X1, with protein sequence MARQEQVLGLEPQHELKFRGPFTDVVTATLKLTNPTDRNVCFKVKTTAPRRYCVRPNSGIIDPGNSINVSVMLQPFDYDPNEKSKHKFMVQSMLAPYGMTDMEGVWKEAKPEELMDSKLRCAFEMPLENDKNHESETDQTVYSSPSSVKTELSTLPKSASASLDDGEVKKIMEECKRLQMEVHRLREENKQMREDDGLRKRKVTSMGSPHSSSSSAMATSAMRDEGLSTRILALCVLFFVIGVIIGKLAL
- the LOC117733592 gene encoding vesicle-associated membrane protein-associated protein B-like isoform X2, giving the protein MARQEQVLGLEPQHELKFRGPFTDVVTATLKLTNPTDRNVCFKVKTTAPRRYCVRPNSGIIDPGNSINVSVMLQPFDYDPNEKSKHKFMVQSMLAPYGMTDMEGVWKEAKPEELMDSKLRCAFEMPLENDKNTELSTLPKSASASLDDGEVKKIMEECKRLQMEVHRLREENKQMREDDGLRKRKVTSMGSPHSSSSSAMATSAMRDEGLSTRILALCVLFFVIGVIIGKLAL
- the gnas gene encoding guanine nucleotide-binding protein G(s) subunit alpha isoform X2, encoding MRILHVNGFNAEEKKQKIQDIKNNIKEAIETIVTAMSTLAPPVQLACPQSQYRIEYVLNLVNQKDFEFPSEFYEHAKTLWQDEGVRACFERSNEYQLIDCAQYFLDKIDIVKQSDYTPTDQDLLRCRVLTSGIFETRFQVDKVNFHMFDVGGQRDERRKWIQCFNDVTAIIFVVASSSYNMVIREDNQTNRLQEALNLFKNIWNNRWLRTISVILFLNKQDLLAEKVLAGKSKIEEYFPEFARYTTPDDATPEPGEDPRVTRAKYFIRDEFLRISTASGDGRHYCYPHFTCAVDTENIRRVFNDCRDIIQRMHLRQYELL
- the gnas gene encoding guanine nucleotide-binding protein G(s) subunit alpha isoform X1 is translated as MGCLGNSKTEDQRNEEKAQREANKKIEKQLQKDKQIYRATHRLLLLGAGESGKSTIVKQMRILHVNGFNAEEKKQKIQDIKNNIKEAIETIVTAMSTLAPPVQLACPQSQYRIEYVLNLVNQKDFEFPSEFYEHAKTLWQDEGVRACFERSNEYQLIDCAQYFLDKIDIVKQSDYTPTDQDLLRCRVLTSGIFETRFQVDKVNFHMFDVGGQRDERRKWIQCFNDVTAIIFVVASSSYNMVIREDNQTNRLQEALNLFKNIWNNRWLRTISVILFLNKQDLLAEKVLAGKSKIEEYFPEFARYTTPDDATPEPGEDPRVTRAKYFIRDEFLRISTASGDGRHYCYPHFTCAVDTENIRRVFNDCRDIIQRMHLRQYELL